The Streptomyces sp. NBC_01276 genome contains the following window.
GTCGGCGGCGTCGTCGGGGGAGTGGTCGGCGGGGTGGTGGGAGGCGTGGTCGGGGGCGTGGTGGTGCCCGGTTCCACGACCGTCGTGCCGCGCGCCAGGTCGCCGGCCAGGGCGTACGTGGTGCCGGAGATGTTCACCGTCCAGTTGGAGGGGGTGGATACCGGCAGGTAGTAGTTGAACGCCAGGTCGACCGAGGCGCCGGGGGCCAGCGTCTGCCAGGCCGGCAGCTTCAGGGAGACCCGCTGGAAGTCCCCCTTCAGGCCGCCGACGTTGCTTCCGCTGTGACCGGTGGAGATCACCTTCGTGCCGAAGCCGGACTGGTCCGAGGCGTTGGCCGGGGCTGAGGTCCCGTAGTCGAACTGGAACTCCGTGCCGCCGGGCAGCGTGCTCTTCGTGTTGTTGGTGATCTTGAGCTTCGGGGTGATCGGGTAGTTGGAGTCGCCCAGCTTGAACTCGGTGAACTCCGTCTTGATGTCGACCGCCTGCGCCGGCAGGGCGGCGCCCGCCTTCTTCGCGCCGTACGGGGTGGCCGCCTTGAACTTGTCGTACATCAGGGAGGTGAGGGTGTCGCCCATCTCGTACTGGCCCTTGGCCGCGTTGTAGGAGTAGTCGCCCGCGAGCTCCCACACCATCGTGCCGCCGATGCCCTTGTCCACCACGTAGTCGGCCTTGGCGGCGACGGACTGCTCGTCCTCCGTCGACAGGAAGACCTTCTTCTGCGCGTTCCACAGCCACGGCGCCACCAGGGTGGAGTCGTACTTGCGGGCGTAGGTGCCGGTCAGCGTGGTGTTCGCGGGGAAGCCGTACTTCGTGACGTAGTCGCCTACGACGCCCTTCTCCAGGTTCTTCGCGTGCCACATCGGGTTGGAGCCCGCCGGGGACTCGACGCCGTTGGTGTCCAGGTCGTGCCAGAGGTTGTCGATGCCGACCGCGCCGTCACCGCACTTGGTCAGGCCCGCGCCGGCCGGGCAGGTGGTGGCCGGGGCCCTGCCCCACAGGCCGTCCGTGCCGCCCTGCACGTTCTTGAAGCCGCGGGTGTAGTACGGCAGGCCGATGTTGATCCGGCCCGACGGCATGGACCCGCGGAAGTAGTGGTAGGCCCAGTCGGTGTTCAGGTAGCCGGTGCCGCCGTACTGGGAGGTGGAGTAGACGCTCGCGGCGGCCAGCTCGCCGTCCTTGCCGTCGTCGAAGAGCGAGGCGTTGGGGCCGACGTACTCGTTCCAGGCGCCGTGCAGGTCGTAGGACATGATGTTGACGTAGTCCAGGTACTGCTGCATCTGGAAGGTCTCCATGCCCCGCAGCAGGTAGCCGGAGGAGGGGGCGGCGACGGAGAGCAGGTAGTGCCTGCCGTCGGCGGCGCCCGCGCGGTCGAGCCTCTCGCGCAGCGACTTCATCAGGGCCGCGTAGCCCTTGACGAGACCGGCCCGGCGGGCGTTGGACAGCTGCCAGTCCAGCGGGTTGCCCGCGTCCTTCATGGTGGTGGGGTACTCGTAGTCGATGTCGACGCCGTTGAAACCGTACGTGCGGATGAACTCCACCGAGGAGTCCGCGAAGGTGTCGATGCCCGCCTGGTTGACGGAGCCGTCGGCGTTGGTGGCCATCGAGTAGAAGCCGCCCGAGGCGACGCGGTTGCCGTCGTCGCCGAAGTACCCGCCGGTCTCCGCCCAGCCGCCCACGGAGATGAGCGTCTTGACGTTCGGGTACTGCTTCTTGAATTTGTTCAGGAGGTTGAAGTGGCCCTTGTAGGGGAGGGCCGGGTCCATCTCCGCGCCGGCGACGCCGGGCCAGGTCATCCCGGTGGCGGCGTTGTTCGCGTTGTCCGCGCCGACCGAGATCTTGTTGTCGGCCCCGACGTGGGCGAAGGCGTAGTTCAGGTGGGTGACCTTGGACCACGGGACGTTGCCGGCGAGGTAGGCGGGGGTGCCGTCCTTGCCCGTACGCCAGCCGGTGAAGTAGCCGATGACGCGGCGCTGGTGGTCGGCGCCCATCTTCTCGCGGCCTTCGGAGTCGTAGACCGAGCAGTACGGGACGTCCACGCCGGCGGTCTTGTAGAGACCGTCGGGGCGACAGCCCTCGTTGTCGGCGGCGTGGGAGACGCCCGTCGAGAGCCCGCCGACCAGCAGTCCGGCGATCGCGGCGCCGGATGCCAGGAGCAGGGCTCTCGTACGTGTGGGGGACGGCATGGTGCCTCCTGGGGAGGGGAGGATGGCAGGACACAACGTGCGGCAACGAGCAGGAACGTGGCGCTGGTTGGCCCGTGACGTGCGCACGTCGGCAGGCCGGCTCCCCGGGGAAGATGAA
Protein-coding sequences here:
- a CDS encoding chitinase C-terminal domain-containing protein, with translation MPSPTRTRALLLASGAAIAGLLVGGLSTGVSHAADNEGCRPDGLYKTAGVDVPYCSVYDSEGREKMGADHQRRVIGYFTGWRTGKDGTPAYLAGNVPWSKVTHLNYAFAHVGADNKISVGADNANNAATGMTWPGVAGAEMDPALPYKGHFNLLNKFKKQYPNVKTLISVGGWAETGGYFGDDGNRVASGGFYSMATNADGSVNQAGIDTFADSSVEFIRTYGFNGVDIDYEYPTTMKDAGNPLDWQLSNARRAGLVKGYAALMKSLRERLDRAGAADGRHYLLSVAAPSSGYLLRGMETFQMQQYLDYVNIMSYDLHGAWNEYVGPNASLFDDGKDGELAAASVYSTSQYGGTGYLNTDWAYHYFRGSMPSGRINIGLPYYTRGFKNVQGGTDGLWGRAPATTCPAGAGLTKCGDGAVGIDNLWHDLDTNGVESPAGSNPMWHAKNLEKGVVGDYVTKYGFPANTTLTGTYARKYDSTLVAPWLWNAQKKVFLSTEDEQSVAAKADYVVDKGIGGTMVWELAGDYSYNAAKGQYEMGDTLTSLMYDKFKAATPYGAKKAGAALPAQAVDIKTEFTEFKLGDSNYPITPKLKITNNTKSTLPGGTEFQFDYGTSAPANASDQSGFGTKVISTGHSGSNVGGLKGDFQRVSLKLPAWQTLAPGASVDLAFNYYLPVSTPSNWTVNISGTTYALAGDLARGTTVVEPGTTTPPTTPPTTPPTTPPTTPPTTPPTTPPGGTCASPAYVAGTVYNSGSLVSHKGHTWKAQWWTQNEEPGTTGDWGVWKDQGAC